The proteins below come from a single Chryseobacterium bernardetii genomic window:
- the kdpA gene encoding potassium-transporting ATPase subunit KdpA, whose amino-acid sequence MNTEILGIIAMFAITLVIGIFLGKYIANVYGYKKTFLDPVFQPIEKLIYKISGINPNRQMNWKQNMYAMLAINLVWFIIGFILLMTQAWLPLNPDGNPNMSPDLAFNTTISFLVNCNLQHYSGETGVSYLSQLYLMFLQFVTAATGMAAMAVLFKAFKEKTATELGNFYDYFTKSMIRILLPISVLVALILSINGSPMTFEGKDHITTLEGQKIDVSRGPVAAFVAIKHLGTNGGGFFGANSAHPLENPNYITNMTEMVTQMIIPFALVFALGFYLKKRKLSWVIFTVMTVGFLALTVPNIVNETGGNPLITKMGADSSLGAMEGKEIRFGSAASAYWSIATTVISTGSVNSMHDSTMPLSGMNELLAMMINCFYGGCGVGILNYFIFIILAVFISGLMVGRTPEFMGKKIEAKEMKIAMIVALFHPFLILVGTALTAYLPEFGAKTLNNPGFHGFSEMLYEFTSSSANNGSGFEGLGDNTPWWNISTGIVLLLSRFIPIIGPVAIAGLLAQKKFIPESSGTLKTDTATFGFMTLAVILLIAALSFFPALTLGPIAEQIQYFSK is encoded by the coding sequence ATGAATACAGAAATTTTAGGCATCATAGCCATGTTTGCTATTACATTAGTTATCGGAATATTTTTAGGTAAATATATTGCTAATGTTTATGGATACAAGAAAACCTTTTTAGATCCGGTTTTTCAGCCGATTGAAAAGTTAATTTATAAAATATCGGGAATCAATCCCAATCGCCAGATGAACTGGAAGCAGAATATGTATGCGATGCTGGCGATTAATCTGGTTTGGTTTATCATAGGCTTTATTCTTTTGATGACTCAGGCCTGGTTACCTTTAAACCCCGATGGAAACCCGAATATGTCACCCGATCTGGCTTTCAATACAACCATTTCATTTTTAGTAAATTGTAATTTACAGCACTATTCAGGAGAAACGGGAGTAAGCTACCTGAGCCAGCTTTATCTGATGTTCTTACAGTTTGTAACAGCAGCAACGGGAATGGCTGCTATGGCTGTTCTTTTTAAAGCTTTCAAAGAAAAAACAGCTACAGAACTTGGAAATTTTTATGACTATTTCACCAAGTCAATGATTAGAATTTTACTTCCGATCAGTGTGTTGGTTGCTTTAATTCTTTCTATTAACGGAAGTCCGATGACTTTTGAAGGAAAAGATCATATTACAACCCTTGAAGGGCAGAAAATAGATGTTTCCAGAGGGCCTGTAGCCGCTTTTGTTGCGATTAAGCACCTGGGAACCAATGGTGGTGGCTTCTTCGGAGCCAATTCTGCCCATCCGCTTGAAAATCCTAATTACATTACGAATATGACAGAGATGGTCACTCAGATGATCATTCCATTTGCATTGGTCTTTGCATTAGGTTTTTATTTAAAGAAAAGAAAATTATCATGGGTTATATTTACTGTGATGACCGTTGGTTTCTTAGCGCTTACCGTTCCCAATATTGTTAATGAGACAGGAGGAAATCCTCTGATTACAAAAATGGGGGCAGATAGCAGCCTTGGAGCAATGGAAGGAAAAGAGATCCGCTTCGGAAGTGCTGCATCAGCCTATTGGAGTATTGCCACTACGGTGATTTCCACAGGTTCTGTAAACTCAATGCATGACAGTACCATGCCTCTTTCAGGAATGAACGAACTTCTTGCGATGATGATAAACTGCTTCTACGGTGGCTGTGGAGTAGGCATTCTGAACTACTTTATTTTTATCATTCTCGCTGTGTTTATCAGTGGTTTGATGGTGGGGAGAACTCCTGAGTTCATGGGGAAAAAGATCGAAGCTAAGGAAATGAAGATTGCTATGATCGTTGCTTTGTTCCATCCGTTTTTAATTCTTGTAGGAACTGCTTTAACGGCTTATTTACCGGAATTTGGAGCGAAAACATTAAACAATCCAGGATTCCATGGTTTCAGTGAAATGCTGTATGAATTTACTTCTTCTTCAGCCAATAACGGATCAGGATTCGAAGGATTGGGAGATAACACTCCCTGGTGGAATATTTCAACAGGAATTGTATTGTTGTTATCCAGATTTATCCCAATCATTGGCCCGGTAGCCATTGCGGGTTTACTGGCCCAGAAAAAATTCATTCCGGAAAGCTCAGGAACATTGAAGACAGATACAGCAACATTTGGTTTTATGACCTTAGCAGTGATCCTGCTTATTGCGGCATTGTCTTTCTTCCCGGCACTCACTCTTGGGCCTATTGCAGAACAGATACAGTATTTCTCAAAATAA
- the kdpB gene encoding potassium-transporting ATPase subunit KdpB translates to MKNQSQTLFQRDLVNEAVKQSFVKLNPKIMFKNPVMFLVEIGTVVMFIVSMFSLTGDKTQGSFSYNFLVFIILFFTVLFANFAEAIAEARGKAQADTLRKTREETPAKLVIDNKQGFQVETALKMSAEMKLGDIFLCEAGDQIPMDGEIIEGLATIDESAITGESAPVIREAGGDKSSVTGGTKVLSDRIKVKVTTKPGESFLDKMIALVEGASRQKTPNEIALTILLAGFTLTFIIVTLTLKPFADYAQTPITIAAFISLFVCLIPTTIGGLLSAIGIAGMDRALRANVITKSGKAVETAGDIDVLLLDKTGTITIGNRKATQFHPANGIKLEDFIKASALSSVADETPEGKSIIELSQLKPEDLLVSNPAYIDFTAETRTSGIDFEETRIRKGAYDTIKKLTEKAGNLFPQETQDAVTKISENGGTPLVVAVNEKVWGVIELQDIIKTGIQERFQRLRKMGVKTVMVTGDNPLTAKFIAEKAGVDDFIAEAKPEDKMNYIKKEQQEGKLVAMMGDGTNDAPALAQADVGVAMNSGTQAAKEAGNMVDLDNDPTKLIEIVEIGKQLLMTRGTLTTFSIANDVAKYFAIIPALFITFIPSLQKLNIMNLHSPETAILSAVIFNAVIIPFLIPLALKGVAYKPIGASALLRRNLLIYGLGGVIVPFIGIKIIDIVISLFY, encoded by the coding sequence ATGAAAAATCAATCACAAACATTGTTTCAAAGAGATTTGGTAAACGAAGCAGTTAAGCAGTCTTTCGTGAAACTGAATCCGAAAATTATGTTTAAAAATCCGGTGATGTTCCTGGTGGAGATCGGAACAGTGGTCATGTTTATAGTAAGCATGTTCAGCTTAACCGGGGATAAAACCCAGGGAAGCTTCTCCTATAATTTCTTAGTATTCATTATCTTATTTTTTACGGTCTTATTTGCCAATTTTGCAGAAGCTATTGCAGAAGCAAGAGGAAAGGCACAGGCTGATACGCTTAGAAAAACCCGTGAAGAAACACCTGCTAAACTTGTTATAGACAATAAACAGGGATTCCAGGTGGAAACTGCTTTAAAAATGTCTGCGGAAATGAAGCTTGGGGATATTTTCCTTTGTGAAGCAGGAGATCAGATTCCGATGGATGGAGAAATCATTGAGGGATTAGCAACCATTGATGAATCTGCCATTACCGGAGAAAGCGCACCAGTGATCCGTGAAGCGGGCGGAGACAAAAGTTCAGTAACAGGAGGTACGAAAGTACTTTCAGACAGAATTAAGGTAAAGGTAACTACTAAACCGGGAGAATCCTTTTTGGATAAAATGATTGCTCTTGTAGAAGGGGCATCAAGACAGAAAACACCTAACGAAATTGCATTAACTATACTATTAGCCGGGTTTACCCTTACTTTTATTATTGTAACCCTAACCTTAAAGCCTTTTGCAGATTATGCGCAGACTCCAATTACCATTGCAGCATTTATCTCACTTTTCGTTTGTCTTATCCCGACAACCATTGGAGGCCTGCTTTCTGCAATCGGGATTGCGGGAATGGATAGAGCATTGAGAGCCAATGTTATCACAAAAAGTGGGAAAGCAGTAGAAACTGCAGGGGATATTGATGTGTTGCTACTTGATAAAACCGGGACCATCACTATTGGGAACCGTAAAGCCACTCAATTTCATCCGGCCAACGGAATAAAGCTTGAAGACTTTATCAAAGCTTCTGCCCTGAGCTCAGTAGCAGATGAAACGCCTGAGGGTAAATCTATCATAGAATTGAGCCAGCTGAAACCGGAAGATCTGCTGGTTTCCAACCCAGCATATATCGATTTTACTGCTGAAACCAGAACTTCAGGGATAGATTTTGAGGAAACCAGAATCAGAAAAGGAGCTTATGACACCATAAAAAAACTGACTGAAAAAGCCGGGAATCTTTTCCCACAGGAAACCCAGGATGCGGTAACCAAAATTTCTGAAAACGGCGGAACTCCACTGGTAGTAGCCGTTAACGAAAAAGTATGGGGCGTTATTGAGCTTCAGGATATCATCAAAACCGGAATCCAGGAACGTTTCCAAAGATTGAGAAAAATGGGGGTAAAAACGGTAATGGTAACCGGAGATAACCCTTTAACAGCTAAATTTATTGCAGAAAAAGCAGGTGTAGATGATTTTATTGCCGAAGCGAAGCCGGAAGATAAAATGAACTACATCAAAAAGGAACAGCAGGAAGGAAAGCTGGTAGCAATGATGGGTGATGGTACGAATGATGCTCCGGCATTAGCTCAGGCTGATGTGGGGGTTGCAATGAACAGCGGAACTCAAGCAGCAAAAGAAGCGGGAAACATGGTAGACCTTGATAATGACCCAACCAAACTTATTGAGATCGTAGAGATTGGTAAGCAGCTATTGATGACCCGTGGAACCTTAACGACCTTCAGTATTGCCAATGACGTTGCGAAATACTTTGCCATTATTCCGGCTCTGTTTATTACTTTTATTCCGTCATTGCAGAAATTGAATATCATGAATCTTCACAGCCCGGAAACAGCCATTTTATCAGCGGTTATTTTCAATGCGGTGATTATTCCTTTCCTGATCCCATTAGCTTTAAAAGGGGTGGCATACAAACCGATTGGTGCAAGTGCCTTGTTGAGAAGGAATCTTTTGATCTATGGCTTGGGAGGTGTTATTGTCCCTTTCATCGGAATCAAAATTATTGATATAGTGATTAGTTTATTCTATTAA
- the kdpC gene encoding potassium-transporting ATPase subunit KdpC, translating into MKNHIVSAFRLTLVMLAVVGIYLIVVYGGSKILPNQGNAEIINYKGQKFYANVGQEFKSEKYFQGRPSSVNYNAAGSGGSNKGPSNEEYLETVQKRIDTLKLQNPEMASAKVPVELVTASGSGLDPDISEEGALYQAKRIAKIRNLSVEKINTLIKDQTQKPFLGLFGPSKVNVLKLNIALDQIK; encoded by the coding sequence ATGAAAAATCATATCGTTTCAGCATTCAGACTCACTTTGGTAATGCTGGCAGTTGTAGGGATTTATCTGATTGTTGTGTACGGAGGATCAAAGATATTGCCTAATCAGGGAAATGCGGAGATCATTAATTATAAAGGGCAAAAGTTCTATGCCAATGTTGGCCAGGAATTTAAATCTGAAAAATACTTCCAGGGCCGCCCATCTTCTGTTAATTATAATGCAGCGGGAAGCGGAGGCAGCAATAAAGGACCTAGCAATGAAGAATATCTGGAAACTGTACAGAAAAGAATAGATACATTAAAACTACAGAATCCGGAAATGGCAAGCGCTAAAGTACCTGTAGAGCTCGTTACGGCAAGCGGAAGCGGACTGGATCCTGATATTTCGGAAGAAGGAGCTTTATACCAGGCCAAAAGAATTGCCAAAATCAGGAATCTTTCTGTTGAGAAGATCAATACTTTAATTAAAGATCAGACTCAGAAGCCGTTTTTAGGGCTTTTTGGACCTTCAAAAGTGAATGTGCTAAAGCTTAATATTGCTTTAGATCAAATAAAATAA
- a CDS encoding porin gives MLLGIFFSKAQSSDSLKTEPKVTFSAYAELFYTYDFNEPGNHLRQNFLYSYNRHNEVNLNLGLIKANYQSENIRANLALMGGTYAQDNMAAEQEALRYINEANIGIKISKNKNLWIDAGIMPSHIGWESAIGRDNINLTRSFAAENSPYFETGAKVSYTSDNGKWFVSGLVLNGWQRIAKVKGNQSISFGHQVTYKPNDKVTLNSSSFIGNDKAKDEKRMRYFHDLYGTFQLTDQFSALLGFDIGAEQKTKGSEQYNIWYSPNIQMKYQVDSKWALAGRLEYYNDKNGVIISTGTPNGFQTFGYSLNVDYAIFKNVVFRTEARGFTSKDAIFAKNDDFRKGNFFVTTSLAVWF, from the coding sequence ATGTTATTGGGAATTTTTTTCTCAAAAGCACAGTCATCAGACTCATTAAAAACGGAGCCTAAAGTTACATTTTCGGCATATGCAGAGCTCTTTTATACCTATGATTTTAATGAACCGGGAAATCATCTCCGCCAAAATTTTTTATACTCCTACAACAGGCATAATGAAGTAAATCTTAATTTAGGATTGATAAAAGCCAATTATCAGAGTGAGAATATCAGAGCCAACCTTGCATTAATGGGCGGAACTTATGCACAGGACAATATGGCGGCAGAACAGGAAGCTTTACGATATATCAACGAAGCGAACATAGGAATCAAAATATCTAAAAATAAAAACCTTTGGATTGATGCCGGGATCATGCCTTCTCATATTGGTTGGGAAAGTGCCATAGGAAGAGATAATATCAACCTGACAAGAAGCTTTGCCGCTGAAAATTCGCCTTATTTTGAGACGGGCGCCAAGGTTTCCTATACTTCAGATAATGGAAAATGGTTTGTAAGCGGATTGGTTCTGAATGGCTGGCAGCGCATTGCAAAAGTGAAAGGAAACCAGAGTATTTCTTTTGGGCATCAGGTAACCTACAAACCGAATGATAAAGTAACTTTAAACAGCAGTTCATTTATAGGAAATGATAAAGCTAAAGATGAGAAAAGAATGCGTTATTTCCATGATTTGTATGGAACTTTTCAGCTCACAGATCAGTTTTCAGCTTTGTTAGGATTTGATATCGGAGCTGAGCAGAAGACTAAAGGAAGTGAACAGTATAACATCTGGTATAGTCCGAACATACAGATGAAATATCAGGTTGACAGCAAATGGGCGCTGGCCGGAAGACTGGAATATTACAATGATAAAAATGGAGTGATTATCAGTACGGGAACACCTAACGGTTTTCAAACTTTCGGATATTCATTGAATGTAGATTATGCTATATTTAAAAATGTAGTTTTTCGTACTGAAGCAAGAGGATTTACTTCTAAGGATGCGATTTTTGCGAAAAATGATGATTTCAGAAAAGGAAACTTCTTTGTAACAACAAGTTTGGCAGTTTGGTTTTAA
- a CDS encoding sensor protein KdpD codes for MSSAKHFLELIQKSRKGKFKIYIGMSAGVGKTFRMLQEAHSLLRNGIDVKIGYIETHGREETVALVDGIPEIERKSVFYKGKNLEEMDLQAIINEHPEVVLVDELAHTNVEGSKNKKRWQDVLEILDNGINVISAMNIQHIESLNEEVKKITGVEVAERVPDKILALADEVVNIDLTADELLTRLKEGKIYKKEKIHTALSNFFQSGHILQLRELALKEVATHVERKVETEIKTENFKPIKFLACISSNEKIAKTIIRKTARLASYYNSPWTVLYIQKPSENPEKIALDKQRYLINNFNLAQELGAKVVRIKESSVHNGILEYVIAHNITTVCIGKPHAKLWQRLFGYSWIYTLMNRLNERQIDIIILS; via the coding sequence ATGTCATCAGCAAAACATTTTTTAGAACTCATTCAAAAGTCCCGGAAAGGGAAGTTCAAAATTTACATAGGAATGAGTGCCGGTGTTGGGAAAACTTTCCGAATGCTGCAGGAAGCCCATTCTCTCTTACGGAACGGCATTGATGTGAAGATTGGTTATATAGAAACCCACGGCCGTGAAGAAACGGTAGCGTTGGTAGATGGAATTCCGGAAATTGAAAGGAAATCAGTCTTTTATAAAGGTAAAAACCTGGAGGAAATGGACCTCCAGGCTATTATCAATGAGCACCCGGAAGTAGTTCTTGTGGATGAGCTGGCTCATACCAATGTGGAAGGATCCAAAAATAAAAAGAGATGGCAGGATGTGCTGGAGATCCTAGACAATGGAATTAACGTTATCAGTGCTATGAATATACAGCATATCGAAAGCCTGAATGAAGAAGTAAAAAAGATTACAGGTGTTGAAGTTGCTGAGCGTGTACCGGACAAAATTTTAGCCTTAGCTGATGAAGTTGTTAATATTGATCTTACAGCTGATGAGCTGCTCACCCGGTTAAAAGAAGGAAAAATCTATAAGAAGGAGAAAATTCATACGGCCTTAAGCAATTTTTTCCAGAGCGGTCATATTCTTCAGCTCCGTGAGCTTGCTTTAAAAGAAGTGGCAACTCACGTGGAGAGGAAGGTAGAAACTGAAATTAAAACAGAGAATTTTAAACCTATCAAATTCCTGGCTTGCATCAGCAGTAATGAAAAGATTGCTAAAACCATTATCAGGAAAACAGCCAGGCTGGCAAGCTATTATAACAGCCCATGGACGGTTCTCTATATTCAGAAACCTTCAGAAAATCCTGAAAAAATAGCGCTGGACAAGCAGCGGTATTTGATTAATAATTTTAATTTAGCACAGGAATTGGGAGCCAAAGTTGTCAGGATCAAGGAAAGCAGTGTTCATAACGGCATCCTTGAATATGTGATTGCCCATAACATCACCACAGTCTGTATAGGGAAACCCCATGCAAAGCTCTGGCAGCGTCTGTTCGGTTACAGCTGGATTTATACATTGATGAACAGGCTGAATGAAAGACAGATAGATATTATTATTTTATCTTAA
- a CDS encoding ATP-binding protein — translation MKLKTKLTLGVGLLFLLIVLLSVIGSVYINKLKSDTEKILTANYNSLEFSKNMLLALDHISTDSVVAIADFQKNNKLQEKNLTEFGEKEATQNLNLHFNSYLKEPTANKEKLIREDLARIMSLNMKGIERKSDIAIITAGNATFWIVSLGTVCFLIAFILLFNLPQTIAEPINQLTFSIRQIADKNYSERVHFKGSEEFNSLADSFNVMAEKLQEYESSNLSKQLMEKKRIETLVNNMHDAVIGLDENNFIYMINDEALKITNLHKEDIIGKTAHEVAINNDLMRELLKNIDHPVKDPIKIVRDNKENYFEQDIVPINIVKTGEKEKKYIGKVILLRNITPFKELDFAKTNFIATISHELKTPISAIKMGVQLLGNQKFGELNEQQQELLKSINEDGQRLLDITGELLNLSQVESGNIRLTVEKCSPKEIVQTAVKNVEKLAEQKNILIRTEYQLEDTDWVTADFDKTVWVMNNFLTNAVKHSFQDEEIKVFVERVEDFIQFSIIDTGSGIDEKYHRQIFDRYFQVPGEHQNGTGLGLAISKNFIEKQHGEIGVKSSLNNGSTFFFKLPIA, via the coding sequence ATGAAACTTAAAACAAAACTTACCTTAGGTGTCGGCCTTTTATTTCTACTGATCGTTCTGCTTTCAGTAATAGGTTCTGTATATATTAATAAGCTGAAATCTGATACAGAAAAAATTCTTACGGCTAATTATAACAGCCTAGAATTTTCTAAAAATATGCTCCTGGCACTGGATCATATCAGTACAGACAGTGTGGTGGCCATAGCAGATTTTCAGAAGAACAATAAGCTGCAGGAAAAAAACCTTACGGAATTTGGAGAAAAAGAAGCAACTCAAAATCTGAATCTGCATTTCAATAGCTATTTAAAAGAGCCTACCGCCAATAAAGAGAAGCTGATCCGGGAAGATCTGGCCAGAATCATGTCTTTAAATATGAAAGGGATTGAACGTAAAAGTGATATTGCCATTATTACAGCCGGAAATGCTACTTTCTGGATCGTCAGTCTGGGAACGGTTTGTTTTCTGATTGCTTTTATTTTGCTTTTTAATCTGCCTCAGACCATTGCAGAGCCCATCAATCAGCTAACTTTCAGTATCAGGCAGATTGCCGATAAAAACTACAGCGAAAGGGTACATTTTAAAGGGAGTGAAGAATTTAACAGTCTTGCAGACTCTTTTAACGTAATGGCAGAAAAACTGCAGGAGTATGAAAGCAGCAACCTTTCCAAACAGCTTATGGAGAAGAAAAGGATTGAAACACTGGTGAATAATATGCATGATGCTGTAATTGGTCTGGATGAGAATAATTTTATCTACATGATTAATGATGAGGCTTTAAAAATCACCAATCTTCATAAAGAGGATATTATAGGAAAAACAGCCCATGAGGTTGCCATTAATAATGATCTGATGCGGGAACTGCTCAAAAATATAGATCATCCTGTAAAAGATCCTATTAAGATTGTTAGAGATAATAAAGAAAACTACTTTGAACAGGATATCGTTCCTATTAATATTGTAAAAACGGGAGAGAAGGAGAAAAAATATATCGGGAAAGTAATTTTACTGCGAAATATTACCCCTTTCAAAGAACTGGATTTTGCCAAAACCAATTTTATAGCAACCATTTCCCATGAGCTGAAAACACCGATTTCTGCTATAAAAATGGGCGTACAGCTACTTGGAAACCAGAAATTCGGTGAGTTGAATGAACAGCAGCAGGAATTGCTGAAGAGCATCAATGAAGACGGGCAGCGTTTATTGGATATTACCGGAGAGCTCCTTAATCTTTCGCAGGTGGAATCCGGAAACATCAGATTAACTGTTGAAAAATGTTCTCCTAAAGAAATTGTACAGACTGCCGTGAAAAATGTGGAAAAGCTGGCAGAGCAGAAGAATATTTTAATCCGTACCGAATATCAGCTGGAAGATACTGACTGGGTAACAGCAGATTTTGATAAAACCGTTTGGGTGATGAATAACTTCCTCACCAATGCCGTAAAACATTCCTTTCAGGATGAGGAAATTAAAGTTTTTGTGGAAAGGGTAGAGGATTTTATCCAGTTTAGTATTATTGATACGGGAAGTGGAATTGATGAAAAGTATCACCGTCAGATCTTTGACCGATATTTTCAGGTTCCAGGGGAACATCAGAACGGAACAGGTCTTGGGCTAGCCATTTCAAAGAATTTCATAGAGAAGCAACATGGAGAAATTGGAGTTAAAAGCTCTTTGAATAATGGAAGTACCTTCTTCTTCAAACTTCCCATTGCTTAA
- a CDS encoding STM3941 family protein: MKEHHFYSSKIKSLILLIISCTFTIVLSYIDFGDKNLLIIVILSLGITLFSFGILYSILLLVRTEPLLTVTDKQIIVYSILRKPTFIRFDDVALFFISDMRHHGIKTSEYICVIMKKPKENPNVIDKVSSAVFPQLEGIRYSIQTDILNVKAKVLLELLNSKIRPYNL; the protein is encoded by the coding sequence ATGAAAGAGCATCATTTTTATTCCAGTAAAATTAAAAGCCTGATACTGCTTATCATTTCGTGTACTTTTACAATAGTTCTTTCTTATATTGATTTCGGAGACAAAAATCTACTTATCATTGTGATTCTCTCTCTTGGAATTACTCTTTTTTCCTTTGGAATATTGTATTCGATCCTGCTGTTGGTACGTACCGAACCTTTACTGACGGTAACTGATAAGCAGATTATTGTTTATAGTATATTAAGAAAGCCTACATTCATCCGTTTTGATGATGTAGCTTTATTTTTTATATCAGATATGCGGCATCATGGAATTAAAACCTCAGAATACATTTGTGTTATCATGAAGAAGCCGAAGGAAAACCCAAATGTCATTGATAAGGTTTCTTCAGCAGTATTTCCTCAGTTAGAAGGAATTCGTTACAGTATTCAGACTGATATCCTGAATGTGAAAGCAAAGGTTTTACTGGAGCTATTGAATAGTAAAATCAGACCTTATAATCTGTAG
- the ligA gene encoding NAD-dependent DNA ligase LigA — protein sequence MSENIQQKIEQLRKELHQHNESYYLMDTPTISDYEFDMLLEELQDLEAKYPEFYDENSPTMRVGGSITKVFPTIQHKFRMYSLDNSYDFDDLEDWEKRIIKTIDEPVEFVAELKYDGASISILYENGKLTQAVTRGDGFQGDEITPNVRTISDIPLTLKGDFPSQFFMRGEIYLTRKNFDKINKLREEEGLDPFMNPRNTASGSLKMQDSGEVRKRGLSSVLYQFISDEIPAETHWDLLQKAQSWGFKTSQQVKLCKTLDEVKEFITFWDTGRHNLPFEIDGIVLKVNSLQQQRQLGYTAKSPRWAMAYKFKAEKVETELQSVSYQVGRTGAITPVANLKPILLAGTIVKRASLHNEDIIKKLDLHENDFVYVEKGGEIIPKIVGVNTEKRTEDSREIEYIKHCPECGTELVKIEDQAIHFCPNELHCPPQVVGRMIHYVSRKALNIDNLGSETIEQLYRERLIENPADFYTLTKEQLLPLERMAEKSAQNIITGIEKSKEIPFEKVLYGIGIKHVGETVAKKLVKNFPTIEELKAATVEELCQVEDIGAKIAVSIVEFFQNSENILMIERLKSYGVQLEKGESTNEVLSNVLEGKTFLFTGKLSLFTREAAEEMVEKHGGKNISAVSKNLNYLVVGEKAGSKLKKAQDIGTINILDEQQFLDLIEQQ from the coding sequence ATGTCTGAAAACATTCAACAAAAAATAGAACAGCTCCGCAAAGAGCTGCATCAGCATAACGAAAGCTATTACCTAATGGATACTCCTACCATTTCAGATTACGAATTTGATATGTTATTAGAGGAGCTTCAGGACCTTGAAGCCAAATATCCTGAATTTTATGATGAAAACTCTCCTACCATGCGTGTTGGAGGCAGTATTACAAAGGTATTCCCAACAATTCAGCATAAGTTCAGAATGTATTCTCTGGACAATTCTTATGATTTTGATGATCTGGAAGACTGGGAAAAGAGAATTATCAAAACTATTGATGAGCCTGTAGAATTTGTAGCCGAGTTAAAATATGACGGGGCTTCAATTTCTATCCTTTATGAAAACGGAAAGCTTACACAGGCTGTAACCCGAGGAGATGGTTTCCAAGGGGATGAGATTACTCCGAATGTGCGTACGATTTCTGATATTCCATTAACATTAAAAGGTGATTTTCCCTCGCAATTCTTTATGCGTGGCGAAATTTATTTAACCAGAAAAAATTTTGACAAGATCAATAAACTTCGTGAAGAAGAAGGCCTGGATCCGTTCATGAATCCAAGAAATACGGCAAGTGGGAGTTTAAAGATGCAGGATAGCGGTGAGGTGAGAAAACGAGGACTTTCTTCTGTATTATATCAATTCATTTCTGATGAAATTCCTGCCGAAACTCATTGGGACCTTCTTCAGAAAGCCCAAAGCTGGGGATTCAAGACATCCCAGCAGGTAAAACTTTGCAAAACGCTGGATGAGGTAAAGGAATTCATTACTTTCTGGGATACGGGACGTCATAACCTGCCTTTCGAAATTGATGGAATTGTATTAAAAGTAAATTCCCTGCAACAGCAGAGACAGCTTGGATATACAGCAAAATCTCCACGCTGGGCTATGGCTTATAAATTTAAGGCTGAAAAGGTGGAAACTGAGCTTCAAAGTGTTTCTTACCAGGTAGGAAGAACCGGAGCAATTACTCCCGTTGCCAACCTGAAACCTATTCTGCTGGCCGGAACCATTGTAAAAAGGGCCTCGCTGCATAATGAAGATATCATCAAAAAGCTTGACCTTCATGAAAATGACTTTGTTTATGTAGAAAAAGGAGGCGAAATCATTCCAAAAATTGTTGGGGTAAATACAGAGAAAAGGACTGAGGACAGCAGAGAAATAGAATACATCAAACATTGTCCGGAATGTGGAACTGAGCTGGTAAAAATTGAAGACCAGGCCATTCATTTCTGCCCTAACGAACTTCACTGCCCGCCACAGGTGGTTGGAAGAATGATTCACTATGTTTCAAGAAAAGCTTTGAATATCGACAATCTGGGAAGTGAAACTATTGAACAGCTGTACAGGGAAAGATTGATTGAAAATCCTGCAGATTTCTATACTCTAACCAAAGAACAGCTTCTCCCGCTGGAAAGAATGGCGGAAAAATCTGCACAGAATATCATTACAGGAATTGAAAAATCAAAGGAAATCCCATTTGAAAAAGTATTGTACGGAATAGGAATCAAGCATGTTGGGGAAACGGTTGCCAAAAAACTAGTGAAAAACTTCCCTACGATTGAAGAATTAAAAGCCGCTACTGTTGAAGAACTTTGTCAGGTAGAAGATATTGGGGCTAAAATTGCCGTAAGCATTGTAGAGTTCTTCCAGAATTCTGAAAACATATTAATGATCGAACGTTTGAAATCTTATGGAGTTCAGCTTGAAAAAGGAGAAAGTACCAATGAGGTATTATCTAATGTTTTAGAAGGAAAAACCTTCCTTTTCACTGGTAAATTATCCCTATTCACCAGAGAAGCTGCCGAAGAAATGGTAGAGAAACACGGTGGAAAGAATATTTCTGCAGTTTCTAAAAACCTTAACTATCTTGTGGTAGGGGAAAAAGCAGGAAGTAAGCTGAAAAAAGCTCAGGATATTGGAACGATTAATATACTGGACGAGCAACAGTTTCTGGATTTGATTGAACAACAGTAA